The nucleotide window aagcagttaggaactttgcacatgagcaggaatcaaagtgaaattcaaaagtgGAACTTCATGGACCATTCGCATATTGGAGAGGCATCAGTGGGATTCCATGACAATGCTAATTTGAGTGTTTTTGCTTGGTGCCTTTTATTGCCCGTGCCAAAGATCAGTACTATGGAAAGCAGAGCGATTCATATATTTGAGTTAAACAAGTCTCTTGGCCTctttgtaccttagtttcctcatttgaaaaaaaaaaataaatggctctcaAGACATACTTTCCAGAATTCATCCTGGGCTTACACCCAGCTAACCAAGAACTGCATGGTGTTTTTACACAcagttttttacatgtattcatcttctattccacttacaacttgtgtaaaaactgtattccatgccaggcctgaaacgttccaaagctcagttctgtgagtaaattgcaaccaagatttctacaacaaaagacacaagcaaaagaagaataaaaatatatattctttcagaacatttatcctttggcaataattctaatttatatatgatgaaacataacaacactactccctccatacgctaaagaaatctcactgtggaagatattatgatttatactttcatgattatatatgtggtgcattagatacaaaatagtaaatgctcattaaatacttgtgttaagtgatctttatttctccagaaaggcagcactatcgacattttgggctggataattctttgctgtgggaggctctcctgtacactgttggacgtttagtagcatctctggcctctgtccactagatgccagcagcatatacagttctgacaagcaaaaatgtctccagacgctaccaaatgtcacctgcgtgcaaaatcaccctggttgagagccactgctctataatgattcactctgatctgtgtaatacttctcacactaatctttgctagagacaaaaaggatttgctacaaaattttagtagtaatcttaatcatatttccaaatgagtaacaaattaattttataaaaaattaagctttacaaaaattccaaatataatgaaGTTATATTTGTAACTTAGATAAACTGCAAAAAAGGTAGTGGTTCAAATGTACGTCTTTCGATAGACTGTATTTTACTGCAGCATAAAtctctaggaaaaggaaaaggagaatattgcctcaattagctattagatatctaattagtaggaataactagtagaggttagaatgataataacaaataagaagctttggtctaaactccaaaccttaggaattattatttgaaccttccagagcccctagccctgccttcacctctcttaagagtctcaccttcaggatcttcataaattaaatatacaactataGATCTTGATAGATTTTGGAGGTAATCTTTCCTGAGAGCAGAAGCATTGATTAGATGCCACCTTTTGTGGTCTCATCAAATTCTAGATTATGAGCTCaaagtttttatctctatatatcattataatttctaatattaaaaggaatattcttatatttacacacttcccagtagagttctgtttttctaggCCAATTCactaccagaagaaataaaagataccctttcacacaacttgaaaggaagttactcctctcattaatatgtagctttaattcagtattacactttctatcatattgacttttattcgaaaatacctactcttgactatagctgactatcttatttccattgattccagcttagtctctcatttcacctggatgggtataactgtcttctgactggtgtttccatctctaccctctccctttctaaGCCATCCTCCACGCGATCACCAGATTAACTCTCCGGAAGTGGTCTTCAAATACCAGCATCACTTGTGAACTTCTTGAAGATACGAATAGTCAGCCCTACTCTGGACCTCTGGAATCAGTAACTATGGGAGTGGAGcttgtgttttcacaagccctccaagtgGTTGGTTCTGTTGCAGGCTAATGCTTGTGCTAAAGCACTGCTGTGGTAACATGGTAGCTTGGCATGGTATCCTTGGCTTGGCCTCCAAAGCCCTAGATGATGTGGCTCTAAGCTCCTACTCTTCCCACTTGTACTCTACAGGTACTCAGAGTATTTTTCCTGTGCTTTgcctttctcccactttcctgtTGCAAGCTTATTCTTCCCAAGATGTCCGTCATTGATACCCAATGGCCCTTCGAGGTCCCGTTTAAACAGCATTGCTCTAGTAACATCTTCCCTGATCcaatttgaagtcttttttccctcttttgtgctcCAATACCAACTTATAGCTCTCATTGCCcatactcatttctttctttaaatatagctgTTTTTGCAACCCATTTCCTCTGAGCAGAAACTCCTTCAAAGTATGGACTAGATCCTGCTTATGTGCATCGTCTATCATGTTTAAAGCCAACGCGTGGACATAAagcaaactcaaatatttataaaatcaacaaatagctggggagtggatagaaggaggaaacgactgttttaaaagaaatgtagttttattacttcatggtgcctccacagcactttgtcgttatggtttgagcttatatgtttactttccctgtgagatcatgagttgctaaaaggagtcctgtcttacccgtctttgtgtttacaacactaggcatagtgctgatcagcatattcttttttcgcttttttattgattggcagtttttttttaaagaatgagaatacttattcttttttaaagaatgagaatacttatcCAAATACCAAATACTATTTGGCGCCTGAGATTCTTTTCAAACCTCCACTGCTCAGATGCTGAGCAGTCAGACTCACAAGgattaatgggaggtgaaggctgCTTCTGGTGTGATGTACGGGGTGGGGGTCGGGAGGTTGCCATTGGACGTCATTCCGGAAGCAAACATCAAGACTGTGTGGTGATAAACATGAGTCCCCGAGGTGGCTGGCCTGAAAGCCGGTTCACATCCTGAACTTCCCCAGCTGCCCGCTTGGGGGCAGGACCGGGCAGAACAGCACAGCCCCAGGCTgcagtccccaggctgcaggttcctcggtcactttcccattcctgacttcactcacccaccctagagggattctattcccacttcccaggagaggagagggtggctcagagacgttgcccaggggtcaggccagatgttttgatttcccgaactccctctcagcccctccaggaCTGTCCTGCCAGGGGTGCCAGAACTGAGGGGTCAGAGGTGGCCTCGGGCTccattgcgggggggggggggtgggggtggggggtggggggtggggagtggcggcAGCCAGGCAGCATTGCCGGTCAGAGCGAGCGAGTGAGAGGCATGAGAGCCGCACCAAAGGCCCCCGATAAGAATGCAGGTCAGCGGGAGGAGCTGCAAGTGGAGGAGgggcagtcccagccctgcccagacaggcccagccgcccccacagctgccctcctcgccctgggggcagcaatgggggagagcaggagaggactcgccaggctcctggggtctaagtcccccagaaccaggaagacaaaagaggagccccagggagcGGGGTGGGCCTGAGGTCACCGTAACACGCCTGGCCCTCCGCCACCCAGGCAGACAGAAACAAACGTATGGCCCCCTCAACtggtctgctttcctctgtaaCCCCTAAATCATTCTGATGCCCCCATTTAAGAAACTTTGTGACCCCAGACTCTCCCAAACAAGTGGTGGAATGGGCCAGCCTGGGTACCAGATTTGGCTCTGAGaaattgggttagggttagagtgggGGGAAATAGGAATCCCACTGGGGTAGATGACAATTTTGGCCAAGATGTAGGATGGAAAGGTGAAAGAACGTAATAACCTACTCTGCCCCCTTGGAGCCAAAAACTGATCCTCTGTCAACTTTCCTAGGTTTGGGGCCCTGGAGCCATGAGGCTTTTACTCATCTGACGTGTGTTAGGCACCAACTGTGCACCAGGCGTTTGAGCAGCCTGGGAAAGTGTGCATTTGTGCATATCCGGGGGTGCCCGATGGGTCCAGTGAGGAACTTCTGTGCACACCGTGGTTGTGTAACTGCGGCAGGTCTCTAGCTGGGAGTTGCACTAGGAACCTTTCCCTCATGCTTTTCAGCTGGGCGGGAGCCCATCGGATATCTCGGCTGCCTTTCATCACCTTGTCCCTGATAGGGATCATCCTGGGTGGAGAAATCGCTGTCAGTCACCCCCACCTCTCTCAGAGCCAGAAGGCCTGATTGACAGGCACACACCcacgagggtggggtgagggggccaaggggctggccatctctgggaaggcagggaaccGGCATTCTTGGCAGGGGAGGCGAAAGAGGGGGCTTCCAtgtggaagaagaaggaaatatctagaaccttttcatctccACAGGAGAAGACCAGGGAGGGACAGTCAGCCCAGCTATCAACCCCGAGGGAGCGCCACCCTCCTTCTGCATCAACAACCTCCGGGCAGGATCAGACCCTTCAACAATcagctcagctctgcccccaaacaaagggaggtgaggctgcccagggctgcaggatcaaagagaagtgtccaccccaccctgcagccagcctggtccttgctgctgagagaccatgagtcaaaaaggaaaccggagctggaagacaaatgaaGCAGTGGTGTGGTTGATGACTTTATTATGGCATAAAAAACAcaggctgcttcttcctcctcctcccccccccccccaaaatgggttcacagcacttaaagaaaaaaaaatcctacatttctCCTCTAGGGGGCTGCCTAGAAGGGGGCAGACAGCCAAGCAACCTAGATCTATAAAAGAGgggagcaaaagaaaacctaTCCAAAGCCCTCACCAGCACACCTGAGAGCTCGGGGCCTCCATGGGAATATCCGTGCTGTCCTCTCCCCAACGCACATTTGGGAGTTCCCCTGAGGATGGTCACTGGGAAAGGCTGTCCTAGTGGCAAAGGGAGAGGTGGCTGGTTTCCTCAGCTGGAGGAAAACGGCATCTCACACCCACagcgccctccctctctccccctcatccacctggccaggcagcctgcaggcactgccaactctcttctgcccccagccctctcagCAAGGAAAGGGACCTCTGGTCGGATTAGCAGGAggtaggggaagagggagcatAAAGAAAGGACATTACTTCTTAACCTACCCCAGGCCCATGCGTCCTTCAGGGAGAGTCACCCCATCCCTCTTAAGAAGGGCTCTCTTCTACACAAACATATTCCCACCCAgatcccagccccacttcccaatAGCACCCAGTCCTTGGACTGATATccccaaggaaggaagagatgctGTGGGCCTAGGCTGCAGGACCTCGGCTGGGGTGAACAAGATGGGGTCTCCCTGGCTGGAGACCCCAGGCTcagtagagaaacacacacacacacagaaacacacacatgcatgggtacacacaacatgaacacacatgtcctaatattaaataaaataccctttgcttataacttaaaaaatcaatacacaactaatccttgcacagggctctgggtggagaaagaaaggcagggaaacGGGAGGTCGGGGGGGAATCTTAAGGCCtctacctggagcctgggaaagcccactagctccaggctcctgcggcctgtcagaccctgcccccatcagcttttttccttttgcctggctCAGCCTCTTCTGGCTTCACCCCTCCCCACGTTCCCCACTCCAGGATCACCATCAGGACGTATTTCTGGCATCTAAAGAAGGGAACAGGGACAGCTTCCTGGACATCACCTCAGAAGGCAGGCCCCTTCCAGTGACAGGACAACTTCCTCATATGGAAGGGGAGCCCCACAAgagatgagatggggaggagCCTCCTAACACACTCTACAGGAGGGGCAAGGCTTGTAGGCAGCACGAAAGGGGAGGGTCGAGCTAAAGAAAGAGTGGGGCTTAGCTTCTCTGCAAGCAGATGGCCAGGCAGGGACAGAGTCCTCCACTCTGAGCAGGAACCGCTGGAGGTCCCTCTGCTGGGACACCCCCACCTACCCTCACCCAACCGAGGtcaccctcttccttccatccctcaggGGAGGGCAAATGCCAGGCACCAAGGGTGAGGAACTACATCAGTTCTGGAGCAAGGGCTCTTGGCTGCCTTGAAGGCCTGCCTGGGGTGACAGATGAGAGTGGACTACtgaactttacttttataaagaccaagagttaaggactgaatcagagctagagagggaagggcttacttccactccctgaccaaatccctttctctcattttagagGAAGACTTCCTTGCTCAACCTCCACgtctggctccctcctccaccccacagttCTGGCTGGAAGCTGTCGCCCATTCtggccctcttcccttcttccctcgtgGCTCCATCACACTGGGTCTGGAAGGCTTAATAAGGAGGCACATCAGAGACATTATTTCTGCGGTGACAACCCTCCCAGCCAGATAGAAACTCCTCCCTTAGggggacccccagcctctgctaccCCATCTCAGCTCTCCCTCCGGAAACCCCGGGGTAAAGCACTCTAGGGGGGATGACAGGGACCCGGGCCGCAGCGCGGCTCCAGAGGCCCTTTTATGTCCGGGTTCCCAGGCGCTAACGACGTGTCCAGACAGCTACCCCCAGCGCCCGGGGCGGCCCCACTCCTCTCTGCTCCGGGGACGCGCCGTATCCTCCACCCTATCCCCTCGGCCCTCCAGCCGCCGTTGGGGTAgtccaccccaaccccccagcccaggggcgtGAAGTGAAAGAGCGAGGAAGGGGAGAACTGATGGGCACGCGCAGCTCCTCCCCGCCCAGTCAAACGCGTCCGTCCTGTCCAGCCCCAGAGACTAAGAGACCCCTAAGCGACCCGGCTCCCTGACCCCCGcaccactttccctccctctccataaataaccaccttctcttactcaagccaccccccccccaagggCATCAGGCCAGAGGGCTCTCTGCTGATGGCCCCAGGGGAGACCAACGGGGAGGCGGGACGGGGAGGCGGGACGAGGAGCTCAGCTGCAGGGAGCCGCGCTGCCCTCGGCCTCGCGCTTGCCTTTGCCCCCGGGGGGCTCCGCTCCGCCGGCCTTGCCCtctcccgccgccgccccggcagCCTCCTCTTTGGCGCCCTCGTGGGTTTTCATGTGTTTGGCCAGGTGGTCGCTGCGCATGAAGACTCGGCTGCAGACTGCGCAGGGGAACTTCTTGGTGCCGGTGTGGGTCTGGAGGCGGCGCTGCAGCTCGTCGGAGCGCGTGAAGCGCTTGCCGCAGAAGAGCCAGTTGCACACGAAGGGGCGGTCGCCGCTGTGCCAGCGCAAGTGTGCCTTCAGGTGCGATGTCTTGGCGTAGGCTTTCCCACAGCCCGGGATGTGGCAATTGTGCAAATGCTTCTTCTTGCCCCCATCGGGCCCGCACGGAGCCCCCAGTCGCTCCGCCTCCAGGCAGTTGGGGCAGCGGCACACGGTCTGGCCTGAGCTGCGGGGCGCTGACCGCCGGGAGCCTTTGGGCCGGGCCGCCCCATCCAGACTGGTATCCAGCCCCTGGGATTCCGGGGCGGCTGCTTCCAAGGCCTTCGCCCCGTCGGGAGGCCCGAGGAGGTGCTGCCCTCCggcggctgggaggaggtggtgcgGGTGCGGGTGTGGGTGGGGCGGCTGGGCACAAAGCTGGTGGTCTCCGACGTAGCCCCCCAAGCCAGCCTGAAGCGCCCCGGGGTGGCCAGGTGAGGTCAGCGCGCCCTGAGTGTGGGGGAGGTCCATCCAGCTGGTACCCGGATGAAGGTCCCACCACGAGCCCTCCTCGGTGCCTGGGCGTGTCGGCCGGAACCACGATTCGTAATGGTGTGACACGTCCGGCTGCAGGAGCTTGGAAGAGGGTCCCGGGGCCAAGGGACTGTCGCTTTCCAGGTCCTCGCAGGTTACCCGAGAGGAGTAACAGTGGGCatggcactcagtgaatgtttttgaatgaattcattaatttttaaactgtgattgattgattgattgattgatttccacaATGTATTTTCCTGTGTTGCCTACATAACTATAGTGAAACTCTGATTCTTATAAGGAACTCTTGGTGTTATGGGATGTTTAGGAAAGGCGGTGAGTTTAAGACGCTGTACTGACGCTACTAAAACCTCCTGGTGAAGGGACCTCATGAGCCTGCTCTCCGGTgtgctggcaaaagaaaaactgaccctcggtgctctctccccaaggtaggcatcagcaaactaacaagggaaaggaaggaggccgcTAAAGATAGGCATCTGCAGGAATTGCTAATCCAGCTCCAGACACAGCCTCAACACCTTCATTAACCCAAAATGAACTGTGTGAAACTGGATTTCTGAACCACAAGACAGGTAAGGGAGTCTTTTCCAAAGCCAGGTGTAGAAGAGCTCTTTACCTTGAGTCTAAAATCGCCTTCGGGCCATTGAACGTACCCACTCTCATTTGCTTGTGTCGtgagaaatcacagaatttttgagctgaaggggtgtaaaacccacacttcttactgaagagtagtcagcaaagaaagtatattgaattaggctacagcaatgtattttctttatatttctcacactacagctgaacacaaacaacgtctttttccatacctcagagcttcctattggccacagataattcacttcagagatatatgctttttgaaaaataatgttctgggtggctggggagagccctgtggtgggtgttcaggaattctttctgctttaccatttaaaagagctaataatggttggggaagcacccacaccttttgctccctgaagaattcggtgctaaacttagttctttgcagctctgtgttgcatacattttaagcagttaggaactttgcacatgagcaggaatcaaagtgaaattcaaaagtgGAACTTCATGGACCATTCGCATATTGGAGAGGCATCAGTGGGATTCCATGACAATGCTAATTTGAGTGTTTTTGCTTGGTGCCTTTTATTGCCCGTGCCAAAGATCAGTACTATGGAAAGCAGAGCGATTCATATATTTGAGTTAAACAAGTCTCTTGGCCTctttgtaccttagtttcctcatttgaaaaaaaaaaataaatggctctcaAGACATACTTTCCAGAATTCATCCTGGGCTTACACCCAGCTAACCAAGAACTGCATGGTGTTTTTACACAcagttttttacatgtattcatcttctattccacttacaacttgtgtaaaaactgcattccatgccaggcctgaaacgttccaaagctcagttctgtgagtaaattgcaaccaagatttctacaacaaaagacacaagcaaaagaagaataaaaatatatattctttcagaacatttatcctttggcaataattctaatttatatatgatgaaacataacaacactactccctccatacgctaaagaaatctcactgtggaagatattatgatttatactttcatgattatatatgtggtgcattagatacaaaatagtaaatgctcattaaatacttgtgttaagtgatctttatttctccagaaaggcagcactatcgacattttgggctggataattctttgctgtgggaggctctcctgtacactgttggacgtttagtagcatctctggcctctgtccactagatgccagcagcatatacagttctgacaagcaaaaatgtctccagacgctaccaaatgtcacctgcgtgcaaaatcaccctggttgagagccactgctctataatgattcactctgatctgtgtaatacttctcacactaatctttgctagagacaaaaaggatttgctacaaaattttagtagtaatcttaatcatatttccaaatgagtaacaaattaattttataaaaaattaagctttacaaaaattccaaatataatgaaGTTATATTTGTAACTTAGATAAACTGCAAAAAAGGTAGTGGTTCAAATGTACGTCTTTCGATAGACTGTATTTTACTGCAGCATAAAtctctaggaaaaggaaaaggagaatattgcctcaattagctattagatatctaattagtaggaataactagtagaggttagaatgataataacaaataagaagctttggtctaaactccaaaccttaggaattattatttgaaccttccagagcccctagccctgccttcacctctcttaagagtctcaccttcaggatcttcataaattaaatatacaactataGATCTTGATAGATTTTGGAGGTAATCTTTCCTGAGAGCAGAAGCATTGATTAGATGCCACCTTTTGTGGTCTCATCAAATTCTAGATTATGAGCTCaaagtttttatctctatatatcattataatttctaatattaaaaggaatattcttatatttacacacttcccagtagagttctgtttttctaggCCAATTCactaccagaagaaataaaagataccctttcacacaacttgaaaggaagttactcctctcattaatatgtagctttaattcagtattacactttctatcatattgacttttattcgaaaatacctactcttgactatagctgactatcttatttccattgattccagcttagtctctcatttcacctggatgggtataactgtcttctgactggtgtttccatctctaccctctccctttctaaGCCATCCTCCACGCGATCACCAGATTAACTCTCCGGAAGTGGTCTTCAAATACCAGCATCACTTGTGAACTTCTTGAAGATACGAATAGTCAGCCCTACTCTGGACCTCTGGAATCAGTAACTATGGGAGTGGAGcttgtgttttcacaagccctccaagtgGTTGGTTCTGTTGCAGGCTAATGCTTGTGCTAAAGCACTGCTGTGGTAACATGGTAGCTTGGCATGGTATCCCTGGCTTGGCCTCCAAAGCCCTAGATGATGTGGCTCTAAGCTCCTACTCTTCCCACTTGTACTCTACAGGTACTCAGAGTATTTTTCCTGTGCTTTgcctttctcccactttcc belongs to Eubalaena glacialis isolate mEubGla1 chromosome 19, mEubGla1.1.hap2.+ XY, whole genome shotgun sequence and includes:
- the LOC133080801 gene encoding transcription factor Sp6-like is translated as MDLPHTQGALTSPGHPGALQAGLGGYVGDHQLCAQPPHPHPHPHHLLPAAGGQHLLGPPDGAKALEAAAPESQGLDTSLDGAARPKGSRRSAPRSSGQTVCRCPNCLEAERLGAPCGPDGGKKKHLHNCHIPGCGKAYAKTSHLKAHLRWHSGDRPFVCNWLFCGKRFTRSDELQRRLQTHTGTKKFPCAVCSRVFMRSDHLAKHMKTHEGAKEEAAGAAAGEGKAGGAEPPGGKGKREAEGSAAPCS